The region GCCGGTGTCTCACTGGGTATGGTAATTGCGCAATCGATGACCGGGGTCAAGGTTGTTGCGGAAGCAAAGTTCAGTGACTATCCATTTTCACTTGGGGTTGCTTCAGGTGACCCGCTTCCTGACAGTATCGTTCTATGGACAAGATTGGCGCCTAAACCTCTTGAAGGCGGGGGAGCACCCGCGCGAAATATTCCGGTGCATTGGGAGTTGGCAAGCGATGAACATTTTCGCAACATCGTGCAGCGTGGAACCGCAATAGCAAGACCGGAATTAGGTCACTCCGTACATGTGGAAGTTGAGCGCCTGCAAGCTGACACAGTCTATTTCTATCGTTTTAAAGCCGGACATGAATACAGTCAAGTTGGACGGACGAAAACAGTTCCGGCACACGATTCGAGCGTGTCCAGTCTGGCATTTGCCTTTGCATCCTGTCAGCAGTATGAACACGGCTATTATACAGCTTACAAACATATGGCTAAAGAAGATCTAGACCTTGTCTTCCATCTTGGAGACTATATATACGAATACGGTCCAAATGAATATGTATCCGGCAGTGGAAATGTAAGAACGCACAGCGGACCTGAAATTATAACATTGGATGATTACCGAAACAGGCATGCCCAATATCGAACGGATAAAGATCTGCAGGCCGCCCACGCTGCTTTCCCTTGGGTAGTAACGTGGGATGACCATGAAGTGGAGAATAACTACGCGGATACCATTCCGGAAAAAGGCCAATCGGTTGAAGAATTTATCCAGCGGCGGATTGCTGCTTATCAGGCGTATTATGAACATATGCCGCTGCGGAAATCTTCCATGCCTCATGGACCTGATATGCAGTTATACCGTAATTTTTCCTATGGTGATCTGGCAAATTTCTTTGTGCTTGATACACGTCAATACCGTGATGATCAAGCAAACGGAGACAATAGTTCACCGCAAACCCCGGAATCGTTGAATCCGTCCCGTACTCTGCTGGGAGAAAAACAAGAAGGGTGGCTACTTGAAAATCTTGACCAGTCTCAGTCCAACTGGAATGTATTGGCACAACAAATCTTTTTCTCTGAACGGAACTATGGCCCGAGTCCTGATGAGCCGTTATACAGCATGGATGCATGGGACGGTTATACGCCTGCCCGACAGCGGATTACCGATTTTGCAGCAACTAAAGATATGAATAACTTGATTGTCTTGACCGGTGATGTCCATGCAAGCTGGGCATCCAATCTGATGGCCGACTTTAAGGATCTGAACTCCCGCATCCTTGGCGCTGAATTTGTCGGAACGTCGATCACATCAGGCGGTAACGGAGCTGATGAGCGTGCGGATACCGACCGGATACTCGAACAAAATGAGCACATTAAATTTTTCAATGACTATCGGGGCTACGTTCGCTGTCAGGTTACACCTACACAATGGAAGACGGATTACCGTGTTCTGCCATTTGTAACCAAACCGGGAGCGGATATTTCCACACGAGCATCTTTTATTTATAAAAAAGATCAGGAAGGCTTAAAAGAACTCTCTGCAACAATCGTTCCACAAGGGAAAACGAAATCCAATGAAGTGGAAGTTGATCGATACCGTGCCCATGACCGCGCGCATACCAAACAACAAAAACAACCGAATTAAAAAGCCTATTTTTTCAGATGGAAAGGAGCTACGCATATGATCTCAAACATTGGCATCCCGGGACTGATTTTAATCCTTGTCATTGCGCTGATTATTTTTGGTCCGTCAAAGCTTCCGGAGGTCGGCAAAGCGTTCGGCAAAACATTGACCGAATTCAAAAACGCCTCGCATGATTTAATGTCCGGAGATAGTAAGGATGAAAAAGACGAAAAGGGCAAAAATACATCGGATTTGACAGAGCAGGAAACGAACAAATCAGCAGGATAGAAAAAATGAAGCGGGCGGGGAACAACCCGTCTGCTTCTTTTTAAGGAGAAGGAGGGTTTGATAAAATGGGAGATAAAAACATACAGATTGTTGGTCATTTAGAGGAATTCCGTAACAGGTTGATCATTACGATCTCAGCATTTATTGTTTTTTTGATTGGTAGCTTTGTATTTGTTAACCCGATATACGATTGGCTTATAAGAGATCTTGATACGAAACTTGCTGTACTTGGACCCAGTGATATTCTTTGGGTTTATTTCATGATTGCCGCAGTCATTGCACTGGCAGCAACCATTCCGGTAGCGGCATTTCAAATATGGAGGTTTGTTGCGCCTGCGTTAAGCCATGAAGAACGAAAAGTAACATTACGCTTCATCCCTGCCCTGTTCATGTTATTCGTAGCCGGGATTACCTTTGGTTATTTTCTTTTATTTCCGATTGTACTTAACTTTTTAATGTCCCTTTCAGAAGGGCAATTCTTTGTGATGTTCACAGCAGATAAGTACTTCCGCTTTATGCTGAACCTGACACTGCCTTTTGGCATATTGTTTGAGATGCCACTCGTTGTCCTGTTTTTAACAAGATTAGGCATATTAAACCCAGCCAGGCTCAAGAAAGCCAGAAAAGTTTCCTATTTAGTGCTGGTCATTGTATCTGTAATCATCACCCCACCTGATTTTATATCGGATTTTCTGGTGACAATACCACTGCTTGTGCTGTATGAAATCAGTATCAGCCTGTCTGGTATGGTATATAAGAAAAAGTTGAATCGGGAAAATGCCGTGGAGTATTCTGTTTCGTGATTTGTTCTTAGCATTACATCATTACACAGTATTCAGCCTGGAAAAATAGACCTCACTAGACTGTTAACTCGAGGGAGGTCTATTTTTTTGTCGCAATTCATCAAATTAAAGATTCAAACAGGGTAAGCAACCGCCTTCATGGAACTTAATCCAAACAATTTTTTTAAGTAAAATCACCTATTCAACAAATATTTCAGTAAGGTAGACCGTCCTTTCGAGTTAGTTCATTTTCTCCATCTTTTGTAATATTTTAAATACTTATTGTGTTATAAGTTTGCCATGTTTATCCTTATAAGTAATTTCGCGTACAGGGAGGTGACATTATCATTCAAAATTCATCTTACACCTGCCTCTTTTGATAATTTTAGAGATTTATCGCCAGAGATTGTTAGATTTAGAGTAAAGGAGATGTATTCATAATGATGTACAAAAGAAAACGTTATCTTAATTTTGTGCTTGCCATCATCGTAGTTATTGCACTATCTGCACTTGTTTTTTCACCTTCATCTGTGTCCGCAAAATCAAAGGTTGACTGCTTTGACTATAGTGTTCAGTTAACCCTTGAGGAGCAGCGGATCACCGATTCACCGTATCCATATGCAGAGCAAATTCTTCAGCACAGCGGTTTTGACCGATTTGTTAAGAAGTTCGAACAAAGGTTATGTTCTTCACCCAATTTAAAACATACTCAAAAAATGGTAAAACGACTCGGAACTTCGCTATGGAATAAAGCAGTTGCCCGTGCACAGGGGAAAAACGTTGACGGAGACCTTGATTCGTATGATGACAGACCTCTTTATTGGGCAAGATTATCGATGACCAAGGCACTGCGCCAATGGGACCCTGATTTCAATGTCAGTAATAAAAATCGGCAAAAACTTTTAAAATCGCTAAAATATACATCCCGGGGCATTGCTTCCATTAATTTTCCAAAAGGCAAGGGAGTAAAATTAATCCTCGTCAGCGGTTTTGATCCATATGGTTTTGGAACAGAGTATGGCGCCCGACATAGTAATCCTTCCGGGGCTATTGCACTGCAGCTTGATGGATTACATTTTAAAACGAACGATGGACAGCCCGCCGTTATCCAATCCGTGAATTTCCCTGTCCTCTGGAAACCTTTTGAAGAAGGGATTGTTGAGAACACTTTTGCACCTTACCTTAAAGAAGGTCCTCAACAGATTGATTTAATGATGACATTAAGCCAAGGTGGCCCAGGAAAGTTTGATATTGAAGGATATCACGGTCGTTGGCATGTCGGCACTGATAACAATGGGAAATGGCGTGAAGGCGTAATACCAACTGTATCAAGCTGGCCTATGCCTAATCCTCTTCCAGAGTTTATCGAAACCACTTTACCGGCAAGTGCGATGATTAATGCAGATACAGGACCATTACCAGTTAGGCGTGATAATCATGTTTGCGAATGGCTTCCGCCTAACTTTTCTGAAATGGTTTGTCATGATAACGGGCCGACTCCAGGCTCCAAGGCTCGCAGCGGAGGAGGAGGAAGCTATCTTTCTAATGAAGTGGGCTATCGATCCAACCGTGTAAGACTAGGTCTAGGAGCATTTGAAATCCCTGGTGGACATGTCCATATTCCTTCATTAGATTACCCGGAGGATCCTGAGAAATATATCAATCCCGCCTTTAAGTACCAGCGCACCATCATCGTTAATCAAGGGGTTGAACTGGTGAAGGCTGCTGCAAAGTAGGGAAAGGAAAAGCCTATTACTGATAATGTAATAAAAAGATAGCAATAAACACGACCTTTACATTTCAAACGGTAAAGGTCGTGTCTTCAATATAATATAGGAAAGTACCTGCTAGCTCTTCTTACCTTGCAGCTTGTCTCTCCAACTGTATCTTTTTAAAATTACCATTGCTGGAACTAATCAATTTCTTATCTTTTGCTGTACCGAACGCCTCTCCAAACACAGCATTCGAAAACAGCCTGTACAAATGATCCGGATAATTCCGGAAACCTGCCCGCAACCCTATGAGAAGAACATTCTTTTCATTTTCTTTTACGATAACGGCTTGCCCCTGAGCTTCTGCACTGTCTTTCCAGAAACCAGCCTTGAAAAAGTTCTCATCCGCGAAAGTAGCAATAACAGTCTCGTTGTCAATTCCCGTATACCAGACCGGATTATACACAAATCCTGTACCACTTCCAGCATAACCTGCTGTGAGCAGATTATCTTCATCGTACTTAACATGGACAATTGCATTGCTGTAACTGCTGTCAGATCCTTGAATACCGACATCTGTTAACTCCAATTTCTTAGCTGCTTCAGAAGCTCCTTTCCCAACCGCAATAAATTTACCACCGTTTGTGACGAATTGATTTATCGTTTGTTTAAAACGATCATACTCCCCTTCGATCATTAGTGAGGAAATTAACCTTTTTGAGCCGCTGTAAACTAAAACATCAATATTGGAAAGCCCTTCCTCAGCCACCTCAGCAGGGGTGATTTTCTTAACATCGAAACCTAACCTTTCGAGCGCCAGTTTTGTACCACCTTCTTCCAACACTGCAACATTCAAATTAGACAATTTCCGGGCATTTTCAGGAAATTCACTTGTTTTAATGTTCAAGCCCGATTCCTTAACTGCTTTGCGCAAAACACTCCCTTTTTGATCCCTAACAAAAAAATTCCCATCATCGCCTCTGTAAACCGGTATATCCTTTTGCAGCAGATCATTCACAAGCGCTACTGCCTGCACGGAACTGTTCGGGATCAGATATGGACCTTTTCCGGACAGTTCACCCTGATGTGAGATATGCTTGACCTGCTTAGTATTGCTGATTTCCTCTTCAACACCTATTGCCTCAAATCCCCATAGATCCGGCAGTCCTGAAACAGCAATATCATACATGGAATCCGTTATGTCGCTTACATCTTCACCCTCCCAAAGCATCATATTCGCCATCCCTGCTTTAGGCTGATTCATATCGACAACAAAGGTTCCGGCATCATATTTTTTCCCATTAACGGTAAAGGCTTTCTTCGCACGCTCCACTTCCACACCATTATTCAGCAGATGCTCCACAGCTTTTAACGTTACAGTCGGATCCTCTCCATCGACCGGCAATACATACGATTCCGGATACAAGTCTTCATCGTCTCCTGGATGATTAGCGTTTACCCCACGTTTGAAAATTTCAATTTGATCATGGATCATTCCAGCTTTATTTTCTACAGCAAACTGCAACGCCCCCATAACTGCATTCACGTGCCATGCTACACCGTCCCTTGTATTATTGGGTGCTTCAAGCGTATAACTGTACGTCCCGTGATACATTCCATATTGTGTTGTAAAAATAGGCGGATATCCATCCCAGCCCGATTCCATATCACGGTACGGAATGATAACCGAATCCAGGTTTTTATAGCGTTCAGATTCATAGTCTTCTTTATTGGAAACTACTTCATCTTCCATAGCAATCGCATGATCAAGTGCCCATTTGATAAATAAATCGAATTCATAATTCGGGTTATACGGGTGCGTAGTCGGTTCAATCAAATTGACATATCCATGCAAATCAAGAAAAACCATCGGATTCCATTTTGTCATTAGATCTACTAAAGCTTTTGTTTCCGGTTGTGTCTGAACGAGAAAATCCCGATTTAAATCTATTCCATTACTGTTAGACCTCGTTCCATTAATCCGGCCGTCCGGATTCATCACGACATTAAAAACCAATATCGTATTGCTCAAAACCTTTTTCGTCTCCTGGTCATTTGCAAAGGCAAAATGCTCCACTAATTGTAAAACGGCATCCGTTCCAACATACTCATCGCCATGGATAGAACCGTTCACGAGAATGGGAACTTTATAATTCGGATGTTTTTCAATCCATTCCTGTGCTTCGGCAGGGTTTTCGGTCATTTTCTTCTTAATCATTTTCCAATTACCATACCTGCCTTTACCTAAACTCGGATCTGTAATCGTCACAGAATAGAGGTTGTGTCCTCCGGCCGATTGGCCAATAACCTCCACCTTTACCCGATTGCTGTTTTTCTCTATTCGGTGCAAAATTCCAGGGATTTCACTATATGGTGTATATTCATACTGGTAATCATTGAATAATTTAGCATCCGATTTAAGCAGCAGCTGAAACTTGTTAAACGGAATTCGATCATAGTTTTGCGTATTCGAGCTAAATGTTTCTCCTTTGGCAAAAACCTCCTTATCCATGTTTCCGAGATTAAAAAAGGTAATAAAAACAACAAGCAGAAAAAACACACCAGCACGTACTACCGTTCGCATCAAGATCTCCTCCTTTAATAGTTTTATATATCAACAAGGGGTACCCTTGGGATGACCGTATTTAACCGTTTACTGTCCCGTGTACTAACACTGCCTGTCTATTTTCTTTTGAAAATGAATAATCTGAGCTGGAAGGAATTATTAAAAGAAGATTGAAAGATTTATATTAAAATACTTGCCAAAAAATGCCGAAGATTTTCCCGCTGAAGTAATGTTCATTTGAAATAATTTACATTCATTATAGAAACGATGATAACCTACTTCAATAGAAGTTACGAAAATTTCTAAAATCAGTATTAAAGAAACTAACCTATAGTCCTGCTTTTATTAAGCTTAAATTATTTCCTGGGAAATATGTCTTAAAAAGTTGGGAAAAGAAGATGATGATAGAATTGTGCGGGGAATGATTGTCAGGATAAGTCAAAAAACACAGGTAGAAGTATTAATTCTTTACGATGCTAACCAATCCGTATTAATCTTTAAGTGTACCCTTCGTACAATAAGATGTAAATGTCAATCTTGGAAACACTCAGCATTGCATTCGTCTTGTACTATAGCGAGTGCAGAAATTATCCTATAAGGTCTATCTTAACTAATACTTTCTGATGTTATAAAAAGATACTGACACTAGAAGTCATCAATCAAATGACCCCTAGAGCCAGCACCAATTCAATCAACTAAAATGTATCCCTTTTTCCAGCCAAGCACTTCCTGCTTCACCCAATGACTCCGAAATTGTTGGATGCGGGAACACCATACTATCAATTTCTTCAACCGTTCCTTCCAGATGCATAAAGGCTGTTGCCTGGCTAATCATCTCAGTGACGTGGGAACCTACCATGACAACACCCAGTACTTCACCGTATTTCTCATCCGCAATCAATTTCATGAATCCGCTTGTTTCACCAGCCGCGATTGCTTTTCCGTTTGCAGCGATATCCACTTTTTTCGTTTTTAAGCTGTAACCTTTTTCTTTCGCCTCGGATTCAGTCATCCCCACGCTGGCAACTTCAGGGAAAGTATAAACACAACGCGGTATATTTGTTTCACCCGGCAGCGAAGCTTTTCCAGCAATATGCGTGACCGCCCTGATACCTTCGTTGCTTGCAGCGTGTGCCAGCTGGTATCCTCCAATCAGGTCACCAACTGCATAGATGCCGGCAATCGATGTCTCAAGATTTTGATTGACTTTCACGAACCTGCCATCAAAATTGACGTTCAACGTTTCGATACCGGTCAGATTTGGTTTACGTCCTACTGCAATCAAAACACTATCTGTTTCAATTACTTTCTTGTTGCCATCTGCAGTCTCTAATTCCACAGATTTTTTATCTCCGGCAGAGCGGAAACCAGTGATTTTAGCACTCGTATGCAATGTATTCCCTTTTTTACTTAACGCTTTTGCCAAATAATCCGATGCATCCGGGTCTTCTGCAGGCAAAATTCGATCGGCCATTTCGACGATTTCCACTTTCGTATCCATACTGTTGAAAATACAAGCGATTTCCAATCCGATAACACCACCCCCCATAATAACGAGATGTTCCGGGATTTCATCGATATCAAAAATGGTGTCACTCGTATAGTAGTCAATGTTATCAATTCCTGGAAGATTTGGAACAAGTGGCTCTGATCCATTTGCGAGAATGACATTTTCAGCCTGAATTGACTCCGTTCCGCTATCAGATTCTATGGTCACGCTTTTATCTTCTTTTACATGCCCATAGCCCTGATAAACATTTATTTTATTTTGCTTCATCAAGCTGTTAATGCCATTTTTCAAGGTGTTAACAACCTTGTTTTTGCGAGTAACCATATCCCCTATCGAAAAGGAAAAGTCATTCACGGTTATACCATATGTCTTGGAGCCTTTTATTTGCTCGATTACTTCGGCATGCTTCAGCATCGTTTTGGAAGGGATACACCCACGGTTCAGACAGGTTCCACCAAGGTCGCGGCCTTCGACAAGGGCAACACTTAGGCCATCCTTTGCCGCCCGGATTGCTGCCACATAACCGCCGGGGCCACCGCCGATAATTGCGAGATTGTAAGTTTTCATTATGTTCACTCCCCTATATCAACAGACCATACGGATTTTCCAGCCGTTCCTTCAATTCGGTCAGGAATGCTGCTGCCGGTGCACCGTCTATTACGCGGTGGTCAAATGACAGGCTTAGCACCATCATTGATCTTACTTCAACTGACCCATCCACAACAACCGGTTTTTCCACAATTCGTCCAACACCTAAAATGGCCGTTTCCGGTGGATTAATGATTGGTGTGAAGCCATCGATCGCATACATACCCAAATTACTGATTGAGAACGTGCTGCCAGTCATTTCATCCGGTGTCAATTTGTTATCGCGAGCTTTTTGACCTAATCCTTTACTGACTTTAGTCAATTCAGCCAGACCTTTTTTATTCGCATCTTTAACAGATGGAACAATCAAACCATCTTCTATTGCAACAGCCAAGCCAATGTTCACTGCTTTATTAAGAATAATCTCATTATCGATCAGTGACGCATTCACCCGTGGATGAGCTTCCAGAACTTGTGATGTTGCCTTCATCAAAATTTCTGTATAAGACAGTCTGTAGCCTGTTTGTTTTTCGATGATTGGCAGTAATGACTTCCGAACATCGATGACATGTGTCATGTCGATTTCGCTTGTCAAGGTAACATGTGGGATGTTGTTTGTACTCTCAACCATTTTATCCGCAACCGCTTTTCGAATTCCTTTCAGCTTGATGCGTTCAGCTTCCTCAACGGGTTCGTTCTGTAAGGCGGCCGTGGTATTCTTAAGCACATCATCTTTACGGACTTTTCCATTTGCACCCGATCCGTCCACTTGTGCGAGATCAACACCCTTATCCTTAGCAACTTTTTCAGCAAGTGGTGTTGCTTTTGCATTATCCAGTGCATCCTTAACATCCTGCTCATGAATACGGCCTTTTGGTCCGGACCCTTTGATAGATGTCAGCTCAACATTTTGCTCACGTGCTATACGTCTGGCAGCAGGTGTCGCTCTGACTTTACCATCCGTGTCATCCTGTGATTTATCTTCTCCAGATGGCGCTTCTGCAGTTGCGGGCGTTTCGGACTGAGTGGATTCCCCATCAGCTACATTCTGTGAATTCTCTTCGCCAGCTCCTTCTCCTGCAGGTGCTTCTTCAGGTACTTCCTCATTTTCTTCACCAATATAACCGATCACGGCATTTACCGGGATCTCAGCATTGATTTCATAATACCGTTTCAGCAGAATCCCTTCTTCATAGGACTCTACTTCGATATTTATTTTATCAGTCATTATCTCAAATAACGGCTCACCAACTTCTACAGGGTCACCTTCTTCTTTGAACCATTCCAGCAGTGTTCCGACTTCCATCGTACTACTGAGTTTCGGCATAAATACTTCCTTAGCCATTTTAACCCCCCTATGCCTTATTTAGCGTTTCTTTTACCGCTTGAATAATATTCGGTACTTGAGGCACATGCGATTTTTCCAATTCCGGATTGTATGGAACTGGTGAAGACGCCCCACCTAAACGCTTAATTGGTGCATCCAGAAAGTCAAAGGCATCACTTTCAACAATCATGCTTGCGATCTCGCCACCGTATCCACCACGTTTTACTGCCTCATGAACAACAATGACACGGCCGGTTTTGGCTACGGATTTTACAATTGTTTCTTCATCAAGTGGTACCAATGTCCGAGGATCAATCACCTCAACACTGATTCCCTCTTCTTCTAGTTCCGCTGCAGCTTCAAGCGCGCGGTGAACCATAACAGCGGTTGCTACAATCGTTACATCCGTTCCTTCACGTTTCACGTCAGCTTGTCCTAGTGGAATGCTATACTGCTCTTCCGGTACGTCAGATTTGGTACCATAAAGGGTTTTATGTTCGTAAAAAATAACCGGGTTGTCATCATCAATCGCTGCTTTCAGTAGTCCTTTAGCATCATATCCTGTGGACGGCTGGACAACTTTTAGACCTGGTACATGCGCTACCCACGCTTCCAAACTTTGTGAATGCTGTGCAGCGGCACCTGTACCTGATCCGCTCGGCGTCCGTAATACCATCGGAACCTTCCCTTTACCGCCATACATGTAACGGATCTTAGCTGCTTGGTTGGCCATCTGATCAAGAGCAATTGTAATAAAATCGGAAAACTGCAGCTCAGCAATCGGACGCATTCCTGTCAGTGCTGAACCAACCGCAGCCCCGGCTATTCCGGATTCACTGATTGGTGTATTACGGACACGCTCAGGGCCGAATTCTTCGATCATGCCACGTGTTACACCAAACGCGCCGCCATATACACCAATATCTTCACCTAAAATATACACATCGTCATTTTTGCGCATCTCCTGGCTCATCGCTTCACGAACTGCTTCTGAATAGGTAATTTCTCTCATTATGTTTCCCTCCTATGCGTAAACATCTGTCAGTAAGTCATCTTCTGTCGGCATCGGACTGTTTTGAGCAAATTCGACTGCTTCTTCAATTTCCTGTTTCGCATCTTTTCGAATTTCTTCAGCTTGTTCTTCTGTTAAGATGCCTGCTTCTACAAGTACATTTTTGAATCGTTTGATTGGATCTTTTGCTTTCCATTCTTTTTCTTCTTCACGTGTACGATATTTTTTCGCATCACTTTTTGAATGACCTTTCCAACGGTAGGTTTTGGCTTCAATCAATGTTGGACCTTCACCGCCACGGGCACGTTCAATCGCTTCGTTTGATTTGTTCATCATGTCAACAATGTCATTACCGTCAGCTACAACTCCAGGAATGCCATATGCCTGTGCACGATCAGCAATATTCTTAACGTTGGTCATCTCGTTCACGTTGCCAGACATACCGTACAGGTTGTTTTCACAAACAAAAATAACTGGCAGATTCCAGACAGAAGCCAAGTTAACCGCTTCATGGAAACTTCCTTCGTTTGTGGCACCATCACCGAAGAAGCATACCGTTACATAGTTTTTCTTTTTCATATGAGCTGTTAACGCTGAACCGACTGCCAGTGGGATGCCGCCAGCAACGATACCATTTGCACCCAAGTTACCGATGTCAATATCGGCAATATGCATAGATCCGCCTTTACCCTTGCAGTAGCCAGTTGTTCTGCCAAATAACTCTGCCATCATTTTGTCCGCAGTTGCACCTTTGGCAATACAGTGACCATGCCCTCGGTGTGTACTAGTAATCTTATCTTCATTGGTAAGTAAAGCACATGCTCCGGCTGCACTTGCTTCCTGGCCGACTGCTAAGTGCGTTGTACCATGAATCATTCCTTTTGCAAAAAATTCATCCACCTTTTCATCAAAAAACCGGATTGTCCACATTTGTTTATATAAATCTACTAAATTGTCCTGACGAACATCAGGGACGAGCGTCACATCTTTTGTCAATTCCATCATGCTCACTCCTTTTACATTTGTTCAAGTATATAACATTTGTAATT is a window of Virgibacillus ihumii DNA encoding:
- a CDS encoding pyroglutamyl peptidase, producing the protein MMYKRKRYLNFVLAIIVVIALSALVFSPSSVSAKSKVDCFDYSVQLTLEEQRITDSPYPYAEQILQHSGFDRFVKKFEQRLCSSPNLKHTQKMVKRLGTSLWNKAVARAQGKNVDGDLDSYDDRPLYWARLSMTKALRQWDPDFNVSNKNRQKLLKSLKYTSRGIASINFPKGKGVKLILVSGFDPYGFGTEYGARHSNPSGAIALQLDGLHFKTNDGQPAVIQSVNFPVLWKPFEEGIVENTFAPYLKEGPQQIDLMMTLSQGGPGKFDIEGYHGRWHVGTDNNGKWREGVIPTVSSWPMPNPLPEFIETTLPASAMINADTGPLPVRRDNHVCEWLPPNFSEMVCHDNGPTPGSKARSGGGGSYLSNEVGYRSNRVRLGLGAFEIPGGHVHIPSLDYPEDPEKYINPAFKYQRTIIVNQGVELVKAAAK
- the lpdA gene encoding dihydrolipoyl dehydrogenase; this translates as MKTYNLAIIGGGPGGYVAAIRAAKDGLSVALVEGRDLGGTCLNRGCIPSKTMLKHAEVIEQIKGSKTYGITVNDFSFSIGDMVTRKNKVVNTLKNGINSLMKQNKINVYQGYGHVKEDKSVTIESDSGTESIQAENVILANGSEPLVPNLPGIDNIDYYTSDTIFDIDEIPEHLVIMGGGVIGLEIACIFNSMDTKVEIVEMADRILPAEDPDASDYLAKALSKKGNTLHTSAKITGFRSAGDKKSVELETADGNKKVIETDSVLIAVGRKPNLTGIETLNVNFDGRFVKVNQNLETSIAGIYAVGDLIGGYQLAHAASNEGIRAVTHIAGKASLPGETNIPRCVYTFPEVASVGMTESEAKEKGYSLKTKKVDIAANGKAIAAGETSGFMKLIADEKYGEVLGVVMVGSHVTEMISQATAFMHLEGTVEEIDSMVFPHPTISESLGEAGSAWLEKGIHFS
- a CDS encoding dihydrolipoamide acetyltransferase family protein; its protein translation is MAKEVFMPKLSSTMEVGTLLEWFKEEGDPVEVGEPLFEIMTDKINIEVESYEEGILLKRYYEINAEIPVNAVIGYIGEENEEVPEEAPAGEGAGEENSQNVADGESTQSETPATAEAPSGEDKSQDDTDGKVRATPAARRIAREQNVELTSIKGSGPKGRIHEQDVKDALDNAKATPLAEKVAKDKGVDLAQVDGSGANGKVRKDDVLKNTTAALQNEPVEEAERIKLKGIRKAVADKMVESTNNIPHVTLTSEIDMTHVIDVRKSLLPIIEKQTGYRLSYTEILMKATSQVLEAHPRVNASLIDNEIILNKAVNIGLAVAIEDGLIVPSVKDANKKGLAELTKVSKGLGQKARDNKLTPDEMTGSTFSISNLGMYAIDGFTPIINPPETAILGVGRIVEKPVVVDGSVEVRSMMVLSLSFDHRVIDGAPAAAFLTELKERLENPYGLLI
- a CDS encoding alkaline phosphatase D family protein, whose protein sequence is MSDERSLDEMIQKLNEETMQKNVDRRGFIEGAGKIAGVSLGMVIAQSMTGVKVVAEAKFSDYPFSLGVASGDPLPDSIVLWTRLAPKPLEGGGAPARNIPVHWELASDEHFRNIVQRGTAIARPELGHSVHVEVERLQADTVYFYRFKAGHEYSQVGRTKTVPAHDSSVSSLAFAFASCQQYEHGYYTAYKHMAKEDLDLVFHLGDYIYEYGPNEYVSGSGNVRTHSGPEIITLDDYRNRHAQYRTDKDLQAAHAAFPWVVTWDDHEVENNYADTIPEKGQSVEEFIQRRIAAYQAYYEHMPLRKSSMPHGPDMQLYRNFSYGDLANFFVLDTRQYRDDQANGDNSSPQTPESLNPSRTLLGEKQEGWLLENLDQSQSNWNVLAQQIFFSERNYGPSPDEPLYSMDAWDGYTPARQRITDFAATKDMNNLIVLTGDVHASWASNLMADFKDLNSRILGAEFVGTSITSGGNGADERADTDRILEQNEHIKFFNDYRGYVRCQVTPTQWKTDYRVLPFVTKPGADISTRASFIYKKDQEGLKELSATIVPQGKTKSNEVEVDRYRAHDRAHTKQQKQPN
- a CDS encoding M14 family zinc carboxypeptidase, which produces MRTVVRAGVFFLLVVFITFFNLGNMDKEVFAKGETFSSNTQNYDRIPFNKFQLLLKSDAKLFNDYQYEYTPYSEIPGILHRIEKNSNRVKVEVIGQSAGGHNLYSVTITDPSLGKGRYGNWKMIKKKMTENPAEAQEWIEKHPNYKVPILVNGSIHGDEYVGTDAVLQLVEHFAFANDQETKKVLSNTILVFNVVMNPDGRINGTRSNSNGIDLNRDFLVQTQPETKALVDLMTKWNPMVFLDLHGYVNLIEPTTHPYNPNYEFDLFIKWALDHAIAMEDEVVSNKEDYESERYKNLDSVIIPYRDMESGWDGYPPIFTTQYGMYHGTYSYTLEAPNNTRDGVAWHVNAVMGALQFAVENKAGMIHDQIEIFKRGVNANHPGDDEDLYPESYVLPVDGEDPTVTLKAVEHLLNNGVEVERAKKAFTVNGKKYDAGTFVVDMNQPKAGMANMMLWEGEDVSDITDSMYDIAVSGLPDLWGFEAIGVEEEISNTKQVKHISHQGELSGKGPYLIPNSSVQAVALVNDLLQKDIPVYRGDDGNFFVRDQKGSVLRKAVKESGLNIKTSEFPENARKLSNLNVAVLEEGGTKLALERLGFDVKKITPAEVAEEGLSNIDVLVYSGSKRLISSLMIEGEYDRFKQTINQFVTNGGKFIAVGKGASEAAKKLELTDVGIQGSDSSYSNAIVHVKYDEDNLLTAGYAGSGTGFVYNPVWYTGIDNETVIATFADENFFKAGFWKDSAEAQGQAVIVKENEKNVLLIGLRAGFRNYPDHLYRLFSNAVFGEAFGTAKDKKLISSSNGNFKKIQLERQAAR
- the tatA gene encoding twin-arginine translocase TatA/TatE family subunit, which gives rise to MISNIGIPGLILILVIALIIFGPSKLPEVGKAFGKTLTEFKNASHDLMSGDSKDEKDEKGKNTSDLTEQETNKSAG
- the tatC gene encoding twin-arginine translocase subunit TatC; this encodes MGDKNIQIVGHLEEFRNRLIITISAFIVFLIGSFVFVNPIYDWLIRDLDTKLAVLGPSDILWVYFMIAAVIALAATIPVAAFQIWRFVAPALSHEERKVTLRFIPALFMLFVAGITFGYFLLFPIVLNFLMSLSEGQFFVMFTADKYFRFMLNLTLPFGILFEMPLVVLFLTRLGILNPARLKKARKVSYLVLVIVSVIITPPDFISDFLVTIPLLVLYEISISLSGMVYKKKLNRENAVEYSVS